One stretch of Streptomyces sp. 135 DNA includes these proteins:
- a CDS encoding carbohydrate-binding protein gives MLPTPHRRAAAACAALAAAGALVLAGLPGSASAQTDPAAASPFPSPAESAAVGKTSPGVLKAMQRDLGLTSAQAKARLVNEAEAGADAGALRNALGRSFAGAWVHGATSQKLTVATTDAAEVPVIEARGASAEVVRHSVARLDAAKARLDRAAKKTATRDAPVWYVDVRSNAVVVRAVKAAAATSLVSAAGVDSSLVRFQETRERPRPLYDLVGGDPYYMGGGRCSIGFSVTKGAQQGFATAGHCGRAGTATTGYNRVAQGTFQASIFPGRDMAWVATNSQWTATPYVKGPGGQRVGVGGSTQSPVGASICRSGSTTGWHCGTISQHNTSVTYPEGTISGVTRTTVCAEPGDSGGSYISGSQAQGVTSGGSGNCRSGGTTYHQPINPLLQQFGLTLRTTGGGDPGPGPGEPEPGGTWAAGKVYAAGDSVTYGGATYRCLQPHQAQPGWEPPSTPALWEAA, from the coding sequence ATGCTCCCCACCCCACACAGACGTGCCGCGGCCGCCTGTGCCGCGCTCGCCGCGGCCGGTGCGCTGGTCCTCGCCGGGCTACCCGGCAGCGCGTCCGCCCAGACCGACCCCGCCGCCGCCTCCCCGTTCCCCTCCCCCGCCGAGAGCGCCGCCGTCGGCAAGACCTCTCCCGGAGTCTTGAAGGCGATGCAGCGCGACCTCGGCCTCACGTCGGCGCAGGCCAAGGCTCGTTTGGTCAACGAGGCCGAGGCCGGCGCCGACGCGGGAGCCCTGCGGAACGCGCTCGGCCGCTCCTTCGCGGGCGCCTGGGTGCACGGCGCCACCTCCCAGAAGCTCACCGTGGCCACCACCGACGCCGCCGAGGTGCCCGTCATCGAGGCGCGCGGCGCGAGCGCCGAGGTCGTGCGGCACTCCGTCGCCCGCCTGGACGCCGCGAAGGCCCGCCTCGACCGGGCGGCGAAGAAGACGGCGACGCGCGACGCGCCCGTCTGGTACGTCGACGTGCGCTCCAACGCGGTCGTGGTGCGCGCCGTCAAGGCCGCCGCCGCCACCTCCCTCGTCTCCGCCGCGGGCGTGGATTCCTCCCTCGTACGCTTCCAGGAGACGCGGGAGCGGCCGCGTCCGCTGTACGACCTGGTGGGCGGCGACCCGTACTACATGGGAGGCGGGCGCTGCTCCATCGGCTTCTCCGTCACCAAGGGCGCCCAGCAGGGCTTCGCCACGGCGGGGCACTGCGGACGCGCGGGCACGGCGACCACCGGCTACAACCGGGTGGCCCAGGGCACGTTCCAGGCTTCCATCTTCCCCGGCAGGGACATGGCCTGGGTCGCCACGAATTCGCAGTGGACCGCCACCCCGTACGTGAAGGGCCCGGGGGGCCAGCGGGTCGGCGTCGGGGGCTCCACACAGTCCCCGGTGGGTGCGTCGATCTGCCGGTCCGGCTCCACTACGGGGTGGCACTGCGGCACGATCTCGCAGCACAACACCAGCGTCACCTATCCCGAGGGCACCATCAGCGGCGTGACCAGGACGACGGTCTGCGCGGAGCCCGGTGACTCGGGCGGCTCCTACATCTCCGGCAGCCAGGCACAGGGCGTCACCTCGGGCGGCTCGGGCAACTGCCGCAGCGGCGGCACGACCTACCACCAGCCGATCAACCCGCTGCTCCAGCAGTTCGGGCTGACGCTGAGGACCACGGGGGGCGGCGACCCGGGCCCTGGTCCCGGTGAGCCCGAGCCGGGCGGCACGTGGGCTGCCGGCAAGGTGTACGCGGCGGGTGACTCGGTCACGTACGGCGGTGCCACGTACCGGTGCTTGCAGCCGCATCAGGCGCAGCCGGGCTGGGAGCCGCCCAGCACCCCGGCGCTGTGGGAAGCCGCCTGA
- a CDS encoding Ig-like domain-containing protein, which produces MAWAGLLAGAAGCTGGGLDTVLGKSRSPADAIRVSPDDGSKAVKPDERFEVTVPGGRLESVEVVRTQDAQKFEVPGRISVDGMTWRPVDKGPLAVAATYAVDAVALDGHGRRSARHTTFRTAVPDERFVAYVAPENRSTVGTGMIISLEFNEEVRNRAAVQRAIHVSARPAVDIRPHWFGGTRVDFRPEKYWKPGTKVTVALRLRDVEAAPGVYGLQDKTFAFTVGRHQQSLVDAAEHTMEVRRDGELISTVPITAGAPKTTTYNGKMVVTEMLEVTRMNSRTVGFGGEYDIPDVPHAIRLTTSGTFLHGNYWAPDAPGRKNVSHGCVGLRDVKGGSSKTPAGWFFDRTLIGDVVEVVNSKDRKVAPDNGLGGWNMAWKDWVKSG; this is translated from the coding sequence GTGGCATGGGCAGGCCTGCTGGCGGGGGCAGCGGGCTGTACCGGTGGCGGACTGGACACGGTCCTCGGCAAATCGCGCTCGCCCGCGGACGCGATCCGGGTGTCGCCCGACGACGGGAGCAAGGCGGTCAAGCCCGACGAACGGTTCGAGGTGACGGTCCCCGGCGGCCGGCTGGAGTCCGTCGAGGTGGTCCGGACGCAGGACGCGCAGAAGTTCGAGGTGCCCGGCCGCATCAGCGTGGACGGCATGACCTGGCGGCCGGTGGACAAGGGCCCGCTCGCGGTCGCCGCCACGTACGCCGTCGACGCCGTCGCCCTGGACGGCCACGGCCGCCGCTCGGCCCGGCACACCACCTTCCGCACGGCCGTCCCCGACGAGCGCTTCGTCGCCTACGTGGCGCCCGAGAACCGCTCCACGGTCGGCACCGGAATGATCATCTCCCTGGAGTTCAACGAGGAGGTCCGCAACCGCGCGGCCGTCCAGCGCGCCATCCACGTGAGCGCGCGCCCGGCCGTCGACATCCGCCCGCACTGGTTCGGCGGCACCCGCGTGGACTTCCGCCCCGAGAAGTACTGGAAACCCGGCACCAAGGTCACCGTCGCCCTGCGCCTGCGGGACGTCGAGGCCGCCCCCGGGGTCTACGGCCTCCAGGACAAGACCTTCGCGTTCACCGTCGGCCGCCACCAGCAGTCCCTGGTCGACGCCGCCGAGCACACCATGGAGGTACGCCGCGACGGCGAGCTGATCTCCACCGTGCCGATCACCGCGGGCGCTCCCAAGACCACCACGTACAACGGGAAGATGGTGGTGACGGAGATGCTGGAGGTGACCCGCATGAACAGCCGCACCGTCGGCTTCGGCGGCGAGTACGACATCCCCGACGTGCCGCACGCCATCCGCCTGACGACCTCCGGCACCTTCCTGCACGGCAACTACTGGGCGCCGGACGCCCCCGGCAGGAAGAACGTCAGCCACGGCTGCGTGGGCCTGCGCGACGTGAAGGGCGGCAGCTCCAAGACGCCCGCGGGCTGGTTCTTCGACCGCACCCTCATCGGGGACGTCGTCGAAGTGGTCAACAGCAAGGACCGGAAAGTCGCTCCCGACAACGGCCTCGGCGGCTGGAACATGGCGTGGAAGGACTGGGTGAAGTCGGGGTGA
- a CDS encoding ABC transporter transmembrane domain-containing protein, whose amino-acid sequence MPKSDAPASAAPAEGRSTVRSLLRLWPYVRPVRARLITAAVVAVVASCTGLLFPLVLKWMVDGPVADGDGAGVWLGALLLLALGVTEALLFGLRRWLVARPLARVEASMRADLFRHLQRLPVAFHDRWASGQLLSRGTTDLMLLRMFLAFPLTFLLVNGATILVGVVILLGQDFLLGLVLLAPVAPMVIVCAYYEGRYTAVARRAQDQVGDLTTVVEESVLGIRIIKGFGRHRSQARAFRELSHTLRGTELAKARILAAIYAVIMSLPEAAIGAALVLGTVRVADGDLSAGTLVAFLSTALALRWPVESIGFLLAMTQESATATERYFEVMDAEPEGAADACAVGRGAEGEVAASGGGDGGRPDAKGKVAASTGDRASRDAKGEVAASTGSDGARPHPKGEMATSTGGGTGPHAESEVAASTGDRASRGAKGEVAASTGSDGARPHPKGEVAASTGSDGARPHPKGEMATSTGGGARRDAKGEMATSTGSDGARPHAKGEVAASTDGRARPHPKGEMATSTGGGARRGGGLRFHHVVFRYPDAPPDAPPVLSGIDLHIRPGETMALVGATGSGKTTLTALVPRLHEVSGGRITLDGEDITAMDRERLRTLVSVAFEEPTLFSATVGENVLMGAEESAGEAELARALDVAQADFAHALPQGTDTQVGEQGLSLSGGQRQRLALARAVVGRPRFLVLDDPLSALDVHTEALVEAALRRVLADTTALIVAHRPSTVQLADRVALLSGGRIAAVGTHQELLRENAEYAWLMSGADTTDNTVTADRTAEEAAR is encoded by the coding sequence ATGCCGAAATCAGATGCCCCCGCCTCAGCCGCCCCTGCCGAAGGACGGTCCACCGTACGGTCGTTGCTGCGCCTGTGGCCGTATGTGCGCCCGGTCAGGGCCCGCCTCATCACCGCGGCCGTCGTGGCCGTCGTCGCCTCCTGTACGGGGCTGCTCTTCCCCCTCGTACTGAAGTGGATGGTGGACGGCCCGGTGGCCGACGGGGACGGCGCGGGGGTGTGGCTGGGGGCGCTCCTGCTGCTCGCGCTCGGGGTGACGGAGGCCTTGCTCTTCGGGCTGCGGCGCTGGCTCGTCGCCCGGCCACTGGCGCGCGTGGAGGCCTCCATGCGGGCGGACCTCTTCCGCCACCTCCAGCGGCTCCCGGTGGCCTTCCACGACCGGTGGGCGTCGGGGCAGTTGCTCTCGCGCGGCACGACGGATCTGATGCTGCTGCGCATGTTCCTCGCCTTTCCGCTGACGTTCCTGCTGGTGAACGGCGCGACGATCCTGGTCGGCGTGGTCATCCTGCTGGGCCAGGACTTCCTGCTCGGCCTTGTGCTGCTCGCGCCCGTGGCGCCGATGGTGATCGTCTGCGCGTACTACGAGGGGCGCTACACCGCGGTGGCGCGGCGCGCGCAGGACCAGGTCGGCGATCTGACGACGGTCGTCGAGGAGAGCGTGCTCGGCATCCGCATCATCAAGGGCTTCGGCCGCCACCGCAGCCAGGCGCGGGCGTTTCGCGAGCTGTCGCACACGCTGCGGGGCACGGAACTGGCCAAGGCGCGGATCCTCGCTGCGATCTACGCGGTGATCATGTCGCTGCCGGAGGCCGCGATCGGGGCGGCGCTCGTGCTCGGCACGGTGCGGGTCGCGGACGGCGACCTGTCCGCGGGCACGCTGGTCGCGTTCCTGTCGACGGCGCTGGCGCTGCGCTGGCCGGTGGAGTCGATCGGTTTCCTGCTCGCGATGACGCAGGAGTCGGCGACGGCCACGGAGCGGTACTTCGAGGTGATGGACGCCGAGCCGGAGGGCGCCGCGGACGCGTGTGCCGTTGGCCGGGGCGCGGAGGGGGAGGTGGCCGCTTCCGGCGGAGGCGACGGGGGCCGCCCGGACGCGAAAGGCAAGGTAGCCGCTTCCACCGGCGACCGGGCCAGCCGGGACGCGAAGGGCGAGGTGGCCGCTTCCACCGGCAGCGACGGGGCCCGCCCGCACCCGAAAGGCGAGATGGCCACTTCCACCGGCGGCGGGACCGGCCCGCACGCAGAAAGCGAGGTAGCCGCTTCCACCGGCGACCGGGCCAGCCGGGGCGCGAAGGGCGAGGTGGCCGCTTCCACCGGCAGCGACGGGGCCCGCCCGCACCCGAAAGGCGAGGTAGCCGCTTCCACCGGCAGCGACGGGGCCCGCCCGCACCCGAAAGGCGAGATGGCCACTTCCACCGGCGGCGGGGCCCGCCGGGACGCGAAGGGCGAGATGGCCACTTCCACCGGCAGCGACGGGGCCCGCCCGCACGCGAAAGGCGAGGTAGCCGCTTCCACCGACGGCAGGGCCCGCCCGCACCCGAAAGGCGAGATGGCCACTTCCACCGGCGGCGGGGCCCGCCGAGGTGGCGGGCTGCGGTTCCACCACGTGGTGTTTCGATATCCGGACGCACCGCCGGACGCACCGCCGGTCCTCAGTGGCATCGACCTCCATATCCGCCCCGGCGAGACGATGGCCCTGGTCGGCGCGACCGGCAGCGGCAAGACGACGCTCACCGCGCTGGTGCCGCGCCTGCACGAGGTGAGCGGTGGCCGCATCACGCTGGACGGCGAGGACATCACCGCGATGGACCGCGAGCGGCTGCGCACGCTGGTCTCCGTGGCCTTCGAGGAGCCCACGCTGTTCTCCGCCACGGTCGGGGAGAACGTCCTGATGGGCGCCGAAGAGTCCGCGGGCGAGGCCGAGTTGGCGCGGGCGCTCGACGTGGCGCAGGCCGACTTCGCGCACGCCCTGCCGCAGGGCACGGACACGCAGGTCGGTGAGCAGGGCCTGAGCCTGTCCGGCGGTCAGCGACAGCGGCTGGCGCTGGCCCGCGCGGTGGTGGGCCGCCCGCGCTTCCTGGTCCTGGACGACCCGCTCTCCGCGCTCGACGTCCATACGGAGGCGCTGGTGGAGGCGGCGCTGCGGCGGGTCCTCGCGGACACGACCGCGCTGATCGTCGCGCACCGTCCGTCCACGGTGCAGCTCGCCGACCGTGTCGCGCTGCTGTCGGGCGGGCGCATCGCCGCCGTCGGCACCCACCAGGAACTGCTGCGGGAGAACGCGGAGTACGCCTGGCTGATGTCGGGGGCCGACACCACCGACAACACCGTCACCGCCGACCGCACCGCCGAGGAGGCTGCCCGATGA
- a CDS encoding Ig-like domain-containing protein → MNGRPISGASADARGRVRRRGARGLTAVLSGAALLAVAACGGGGSDAGDDGKDKADKNAPSAAVVTIAPKDGAESVATSGALKIAADKGKLSEVKVVDSKGNPVPGKITSGGTGWTPAHHLAAATKYKVHAVAKDSEGRASAKDTTFTTLTPKNTFIGQFTPEDGAKVGVGMPFSVNFTRGITDPEAVEKAIQIKTEPSVPVEGHWFGNDRLDFRPEKYWKPGTKVTVKLNLDGVEGRPGVYGKQSKTLKFTIGRSQVSTVDAKTHQMTVVRDGKQIKKIPITAGAPGTTTYNGEMVISEKLQVTRMNGETVGFGGEYDIKDVPHAMRLSTSGTFIHGNYWSGGAFGNTNASHGCIGLSDVRGGYSKKTPGGWFFNNSMIGDVVVVKNSADKKIQPDNGYNGWNMPWEEWKA, encoded by the coding sequence GTGAACGGGCGACCTATATCGGGGGCTTCGGCGGACGCGCGTGGGCGCGTGCGGCGGAGGGGCGCCAGAGGACTGACGGCAGTGCTGTCGGGAGCGGCACTGCTGGCGGTCGCGGCATGCGGGGGCGGCGGCTCGGACGCCGGGGACGACGGCAAGGACAAGGCGGACAAGAACGCGCCGTCGGCGGCCGTCGTGACGATAGCCCCCAAGGACGGCGCGGAGTCGGTGGCCACCAGCGGCGCCCTGAAGATAGCCGCCGACAAGGGCAAGCTCTCCGAGGTCAAGGTCGTGGACAGCAAGGGCAACCCGGTCCCCGGCAAGATCACCTCGGGCGGCACCGGCTGGACCCCCGCGCACCACCTCGCGGCGGCCACGAAGTACAAGGTCCACGCGGTCGCGAAGGACTCCGAGGGCCGCGCGTCCGCCAAGGACACCACCTTCACCACGCTGACCCCGAAGAACACCTTCATCGGCCAGTTCACCCCGGAGGACGGCGCGAAGGTCGGCGTCGGAATGCCGTTCTCGGTGAACTTCACCCGGGGCATCACCGACCCGGAGGCCGTCGAGAAGGCCATCCAGATCAAGACCGAGCCGTCGGTGCCCGTCGAGGGCCACTGGTTCGGCAACGACCGCCTCGACTTCCGCCCGGAGAAGTACTGGAAGCCCGGCACCAAGGTCACCGTCAAGCTCAACCTCGACGGCGTCGAGGGCCGCCCGGGCGTCTACGGCAAGCAGTCCAAGACCCTGAAGTTCACCATCGGCCGCAGCCAGGTCTCCACCGTCGACGCCAAGACGCACCAGATGACGGTCGTCCGCGACGGCAAGCAGATCAAGAAGATCCCGATCACCGCGGGCGCGCCCGGCACGACCACGTACAACGGCGAGATGGTCATCAGCGAGAAGCTCCAGGTGACCCGGATGAACGGCGAGACCGTCGGCTTCGGCGGCGAGTACGACATCAAGGACGTCCCGCACGCGATGCGCCTGTCGACCTCCGGCACGTTCATCCACGGCAACTACTGGTCGGGCGGCGCCTTCGGCAACACCAACGCCAGCCACGGCTGCATAGGCCTGAGCGACGTGCGCGGCGGCTACAGCAAGAAGACGCCCGGCGGCTGGTTCTTCAACAACTCGATGATCGGTGACGTCGTCGTCGTGAAGAACTCCGCCGACAAGAAGATCCAGCCGGACAACGGCTACAACGGCTGGAACATGCCGTGGGAGGAGTGGAAGGCGTAA
- a CDS encoding LysR family transcriptional regulator has translation MDLELRHLKTIRAIADAGSLTKAATVLGLAQPALSAQLKRIERALGGELFERGRHGVRATALGEFVLARARVVLPAVSGLREEAQRFARAWEDGRGFRLGGTHGPLLGALVDRLATAHPGVPVSTHTSWSEREIAALTAAGSLDFALVGTCGASAPPKSDLLVWREVGRDPVFVMLPTGHPLAGHQEIELGRLAGEAWTDVPGDGCFADCFNAACARAGFTPSRVYETDVASCVHLVQVGRAVGLCRATFPPTPGLVTRALAGTPLYWRHVLGWHPAAPAHDTAAAVFAQARTAHTEAAARSESYTAWLAAPSITPGTGVD, from the coding sequence ATGGACCTCGAATTGCGGCACCTGAAGACGATTCGGGCGATCGCCGACGCGGGCAGCCTGACCAAGGCGGCCACCGTGCTCGGGCTGGCGCAGCCCGCGCTGAGCGCGCAGCTGAAGCGGATCGAGCGCGCCCTCGGCGGGGAGCTGTTCGAGCGGGGGCGGCACGGGGTGCGGGCCACCGCGCTCGGCGAGTTCGTGCTGGCGCGGGCGCGGGTCGTACTGCCCGCGGTGAGCGGGCTGCGGGAGGAGGCGCAGCGGTTCGCGCGGGCCTGGGAGGACGGCCGCGGGTTCCGGCTCGGCGGGACGCACGGGCCGCTGCTCGGCGCCCTGGTGGACCGGCTCGCCACCGCGCATCCGGGGGTGCCCGTCTCGACGCACACCTCCTGGTCGGAGCGGGAGATCGCGGCGCTGACCGCGGCCGGGAGCCTCGACTTCGCGCTGGTGGGCACCTGCGGGGCGAGCGCGCCGCCGAAGAGCGACCTGCTGGTGTGGCGGGAGGTGGGCCGCGACCCCGTCTTCGTCATGCTGCCGACCGGCCATCCGCTCGCCGGCCACCAGGAGATAGAGCTGGGGCGGCTCGCCGGTGAGGCGTGGACGGACGTGCCGGGTGACGGCTGCTTCGCGGACTGCTTCAACGCGGCGTGCGCGCGCGCCGGGTTCACCCCGTCGCGGGTGTACGAGACGGATGTCGCGTCCTGCGTCCATCTGGTGCAGGTGGGGCGGGCGGTGGGGCTGTGCCGGGCGACGTTCCCGCCGACGCCGGGTCTGGTGACGCGGGCGCTCGCGGGGACGCCGCTGTACTGGCGGCACGTGCTCGGCTGGCATCCGGCGGCCCCGGCCCACGACACCGCGGCCGCGGTCTTCGCGCAGGCCCGTACGGCGCACACCGAGGCCGCGGCCCGCAGCGAGAGCTACACGGCGTGGCTCGCGGCGCCTTCCATAACGCCGGGGACGGGGGTCGACTGA
- a CDS encoding enoyl-CoA hydratase-related protein, with translation MTATLEVAEGVGTIRLDRPPMNALDIATQDRLKELAAEATRRDDVRAVVIHGGEKVFAAGADIKEMQAMDHAAMIARSGALQESFTAVARIPKPVVAAVNGYALGGGCELALCADFRIAADNAKLGQPEILLGLIPGAGGTQRLARLVGPAKAKDLIFTGRQVKAPEALAIGLVDRVVPAAEVYEQAHAWAARLARGPAIALRAAKESIDAGLETDLDTGLAIERTWFAGLFATEDRERGMRSFVEEGPGKAKFL, from the coding sequence ATGACCGCAACCCTCGAAGTCGCCGAAGGCGTCGGCACGATCCGACTCGACCGCCCCCCGATGAACGCCCTGGACATCGCCACCCAGGACCGCCTCAAGGAGCTCGCCGCCGAGGCCACGCGCCGCGACGACGTGCGCGCCGTGGTCATCCACGGCGGCGAGAAGGTGTTCGCGGCCGGCGCGGACATCAAGGAGATGCAGGCCATGGACCACGCGGCCATGATCGCGCGCTCCGGGGCCCTCCAGGAGTCCTTCACCGCCGTGGCCCGCATCCCCAAGCCCGTCGTCGCCGCCGTCAACGGCTACGCCCTCGGCGGCGGTTGCGAGCTGGCGCTCTGCGCGGACTTCCGCATCGCCGCGGACAACGCCAAGCTCGGCCAGCCCGAGATCCTGCTCGGCCTCATCCCCGGCGCGGGCGGCACCCAGCGCCTGGCCCGCCTGGTCGGCCCCGCCAAGGCCAAGGACCTCATCTTCACCGGGCGCCAGGTGAAGGCCCCGGAGGCGCTCGCCATCGGCCTGGTGGACCGCGTCGTGCCCGCCGCCGAGGTGTATGAGCAGGCACACGCCTGGGCCGCGCGCCTCGCCCGGGGCCCGGCCATCGCGCTGCGCGCCGCCAAGGAGTCCATCGACGCGGGCCTGGAGACGGACCTCGACACGGGGCTGGCCATCGAGCGCACGTGGTTCGCGGGCCTGTTCGCCACGGAGGACCGGGAGCGGGGCATGCGCAGCTTCGTGGAGGAGGGCCCGGGCAAGGCCAAGTTCCTCTGA
- the glgX gene encoding glycogen debranching protein GlgX, producing MNGSQRAAARVAPTRPVWPGAPTPLGARFKAGPDGVAGTNFALWAGGAEAVELCLFDTEGDGVVETRCPLTELTHEIWHGFLPGVRPGQRYGYRVHGRWDPWTGARWNPAKLLLDPYARAVDGDFTLPAEVYGHVRDWPQQHVADTVRDDRDSAPYVPKGVVVHDDAPDDEWADDRRPKTPWADSVIYELHVRGFTQLHPGIPEELRGTYAGLAHPAALEHLVRLGVTAVELMPVHQFAHEDHLLRRGLKNYWGYNSIGYFAPHAAYAASGTAGQQVGEFKRMVRALHEAGIEVILDVVYNHTAEAGELGPMLSLKGIDNRGYYRLQPGDARRYADYTGCGNTLQVVQPHVLRLITDSLRYWVTEMGVDGFRFDLAAALARSFHDVDMLSPFLAVIAQDPVLRRVKLIAEPWDVGSGGYQVGAFPPLWTEWNDRYRGAVRDFWRGALPDVRDLGYRLSGSSDLYAWGGRRPYASVNFVTAHDGFTLRDLVTYERKHNEANGEGNRDGSDDNRSWNCGVEGETDDEGVTALRRRQLRNLMTTLLLSTGVPMFVAGDEMGRTQRGSNNAYCQDNEISWVDWGLRDEPGWRELFALTSRLMELRHRHPVLRRRAFFSGRAHSADGLRDLAWFTPRGTEMTEADWYAPAATLGMYLSGRDIPGRDARGAPVADDSFLAVLHAAEQPLDFVLPGPPWARSYEVVVDTALEEQAAPPGTVHRAGAAVTVPGRSVLLLRVSRT from the coding sequence GTGAACGGGAGCCAGCGGGCCGCGGCGCGCGTGGCGCCCACGCGGCCGGTGTGGCCGGGGGCGCCGACGCCGCTCGGCGCCCGCTTCAAGGCCGGACCCGACGGGGTGGCGGGCACCAACTTCGCGCTGTGGGCGGGCGGGGCGGAGGCGGTGGAGCTGTGCCTGTTCGACACCGAGGGGGACGGGGTCGTCGAGACGCGCTGTCCGCTGACGGAGCTGACGCACGAGATCTGGCACGGCTTCCTGCCGGGCGTGCGCCCCGGGCAGCGGTACGGATACCGCGTGCACGGCCGCTGGGACCCGTGGACCGGCGCCCGCTGGAATCCGGCGAAGCTGCTCCTCGATCCGTACGCGCGTGCGGTGGACGGCGACTTCACGCTGCCGGCGGAGGTGTACGGCCATGTGCGCGACTGGCCCCAGCAGCACGTGGCGGACACCGTGCGCGACGACCGGGACTCGGCGCCGTACGTCCCCAAGGGCGTGGTCGTGCACGACGACGCCCCGGACGACGAGTGGGCCGACGACCGGCGGCCGAAGACGCCGTGGGCGGACTCGGTCATCTACGAGCTGCATGTGCGGGGCTTCACCCAGCTGCACCCGGGGATTCCCGAGGAGCTGCGCGGTACGTACGCGGGTCTGGCGCATCCGGCGGCGCTGGAGCATCTCGTACGTCTTGGCGTGACGGCGGTCGAGCTGATGCCGGTGCACCAGTTCGCGCACGAGGACCATCTGCTGCGGCGGGGGCTGAAGAACTACTGGGGGTACAACTCCATCGGCTACTTCGCGCCGCACGCGGCGTACGCGGCGTCGGGGACGGCGGGGCAGCAGGTCGGCGAGTTCAAGCGGATGGTGCGGGCGCTGCACGAGGCGGGGATCGAGGTCATCCTCGACGTGGTCTACAACCACACGGCGGAGGCCGGTGAGCTGGGCCCGATGCTGTCGCTCAAGGGCATCGACAACCGCGGCTACTACCGGCTCCAGCCGGGCGACGCGCGGCGGTACGCGGACTACACGGGCTGCGGCAACACCCTCCAGGTCGTCCAGCCGCACGTCCTGCGCCTCATCACGGACTCGCTGCGGTACTGGGTGACGGAGATGGGGGTGGACGGCTTCCGCTTCGATCTGGCGGCGGCGCTGGCGCGGTCCTTCCACGACGTCGACATGCTCTCGCCGTTCCTCGCGGTGATCGCCCAGGACCCGGTCCTGCGGCGGGTGAAGCTGATCGCCGAGCCGTGGGACGTGGGCTCGGGGGGCTATCAGGTGGGTGCCTTCCCGCCGCTGTGGACGGAGTGGAACGACCGCTACCGGGGGGCGGTGCGGGACTTCTGGCGGGGCGCGCTGCCGGACGTACGGGATCTGGGGTACCGCCTTTCGGGGTCGAGCGATCTGTACGCGTGGGGCGGGCGCAGGCCGTACGCGTCGGTGAACTTCGTGACCGCGCACGACGGCTTCACCCTGCGGGACCTGGTCACCTACGAGCGCAAGCACAACGAGGCCAACGGCGAGGGCAACCGCGACGGCTCCGACGACAACCGCTCCTGGAACTGCGGCGTTGAGGGCGAGACGGACGACGAGGGCGTCACGGCGCTGCGGCGGCGGCAGCTGCGCAACCTCATGACGACGCTGCTGCTCTCCACCGGGGTCCCGATGTTCGTCGCGGGCGACGAGATGGGGCGCACGCAGCGCGGCTCGAACAACGCCTACTGCCAGGACAACGAGATCAGCTGGGTCGACTGGGGGCTGCGGGACGAACCGGGATGGCGCGAGCTCTTCGCGCTGACGTCACGCCTGATGGAGCTGCGGCACCGGCATCCGGTGCTGCGGCGCCGGGCGTTCTTCTCCGGGCGGGCGCACTCGGCGGACGGCCTGCGGGACCTGGCGTGGTTCACGCCGCGGGGCACGGAGATGACGGAGGCCGACTGGTACGCGCCCGCCGCGACGCTCGGCATGTACCTCTCCGGGCGGGACATACCCGGCCGTGACGCGCGGGGCGCGCCGGTGGCCGACGACAGTTTCCTCGCCGTCCTGCACGCGGCGGAGCAGCCGCTGGACTTCGTGCTGCCGGGGCCGCCGTGGGCGCGGTCCTACGAGGTCGTGGTGGACACGGCGCTGGAGGAGCAGGCGGCGCCGCCGGGCACCGTGCACCGGGCGGGGGCCGCGGTGACGGTGCCGGGGCGGTCGGTGCTGCTGCTGCGGGTCAGCCGCACCTGA